One window from the genome of Desulforamulus ruminis DSM 2154 encodes:
- the accB gene encoding acetyl-CoA carboxylase biotin carboxyl carrier protein, with product MTHRLRITDTSLRDGHQSLWATRMATEDMLPIAEKLDQMGYHSLEVWGGATFDVCLRFLNEDPWERLRLIKKQVKNTPLQMLLRGQSLVGYMHYPDDILEAFIHKVVENGMDIIRIFDALNDIRNMEKSIQITKKAGAHAQATVVYTVSPVHTTEHYLETALRLEEMGADSICIKDMAGLLAPFKAYELVKLFKAHLNIPIHLHCHYIGGMAVGAYLKAAEAGVDVVDTASVPMAFGASQPPVETVVRALKGTPYDTGLSLRSLFEIAQYFEELRKGLGQQRGVTRINDMRVFEHQVPGGMISNLVSQLEEQKALHRLDEVLEEIPRVREELGYPPLVTPTSQIVGTQAVLNVLTGQRYKLIPGEVKLYVQGYYGRPPATIDPSVSRNVLGGKEMITCRPADLLEPKLDKLREEIKDLAISQEDVLSYALFPQVARKFFEARKRGETGPHRKSVSIKPGAPADVNAIKRTKEANNVNLNELKELIKVLDQTDITEIDLESDGVKVSIRKGGKVSSVRTGPAAEPTETPAAVKTVEEPVAPPAAPAAAPAVAENLIPVTAPMVGTFYRASAPDADPFVNVGDVVEPGRTLCIIEAMKLMNEIEAEAAGEIVDILVENGQPVEFGQTLFLIKKK from the coding sequence ATGACTCACCGCTTAAGAATTACGGATACCAGCCTGCGGGACGGCCACCAGAGCCTGTGGGCCACGCGCATGGCTACCGAGGATATGCTTCCAATTGCAGAGAAACTGGATCAAATGGGTTACCACTCTCTGGAGGTTTGGGGCGGCGCTACCTTTGACGTTTGTTTGCGCTTTCTAAATGAAGACCCCTGGGAGCGCCTCCGCTTGATCAAAAAACAGGTTAAAAATACGCCCTTACAAATGCTTCTCCGGGGACAGTCCTTGGTGGGCTACATGCATTACCCGGATGACATTCTGGAAGCATTTATTCACAAAGTTGTGGAAAACGGCATGGACATCATTCGTATTTTTGATGCGCTTAACGATATCCGCAACATGGAGAAATCCATTCAAATAACCAAAAAGGCCGGCGCTCACGCCCAGGCCACGGTGGTATACACCGTGAGCCCGGTTCATACCACGGAGCACTATCTGGAAACCGCCCTGCGGCTGGAGGAAATGGGAGCGGACTCCATCTGCATCAAGGATATGGCAGGCCTGCTGGCTCCCTTTAAAGCCTACGAGTTAGTTAAACTGTTCAAGGCTCATTTAAACATACCGATTCATCTGCACTGCCACTATATTGGGGGCATGGCCGTGGGGGCTTACCTTAAGGCGGCGGAAGCCGGTGTGGACGTGGTGGACACCGCGTCGGTGCCCATGGCCTTCGGCGCGTCCCAGCCGCCGGTTGAAACCGTGGTTCGGGCCTTAAAGGGAACCCCCTATGATACCGGTTTAAGTCTCCGCTCCTTGTTTGAGATCGCTCAGTATTTTGAGGAACTCCGCAAGGGGTTGGGCCAGCAGCGGGGTGTTACCCGCATTAACGACATGAGGGTATTTGAACACCAGGTTCCCGGGGGGATGATTTCCAATCTGGTGTCCCAGTTGGAAGAACAAAAGGCCCTGCACCGTTTGGATGAGGTGCTGGAAGAGATTCCCCGGGTTCGGGAAGAACTGGGCTATCCGCCCTTAGTAACGCCCACCAGCCAAATCGTCGGCACCCAGGCGGTTTTGAATGTTCTCACCGGACAGCGCTATAAGCTGATTCCCGGTGAAGTGAAGCTTTATGTCCAGGGCTATTACGGCCGGCCGCCGGCCACCATTGACCCTTCGGTAAGCCGCAATGTGCTTGGGGGCAAGGAGATGATCACCTGTCGCCCGGCCGACTTGCTGGAACCCAAACTGGACAAACTAAGAGAAGAGATTAAAGATTTAGCCATTAGCCAAGAAGATGTATTATCCTACGCCTTATTTCCCCAGGTGGCCCGTAAATTTTTTGAGGCCCGCAAAAGGGGAGAGACCGGTCCGCACCGGAAGAGTGTTTCCATTAAACCGGGCGCGCCGGCGGACGTAAATGCCATCAAGAGGACCAAGGAGGCCAATAACGTGAACCTTAATGAGTTAAAGGAATTAATTAAGGTATTAGATCAGACGGATATTACCGAAATTGATTTGGAAAGTGACGGCGTTAAAGTATCCATCCGCAAGGGCGGGAAAGTATCGTCTGTCAGGACGGGTCCGGCTGCCGAGCCGACAGAAACGCCCGCTGCCGTCAAGACGGTGGAGGAACCGGTTGCGCCTCCGGCGGCTCCTGCGGCAGCCCCGGCGGTTGCGGAAAATTTAATTCCTGTTACAGCACCCATGGTAGGAACCTTTTACCGGGCTTCCGCGCCGGATGCCGACCCCTTCGTGAATGTCGGCGACGTGGTGGAACCGGGCCGCACTCTTTGTATTATTGAGGCTATGAAATTAATGAACGAGATCGAGGCCGAAGCGGCCGGCGAAATTGTGGATATTCTGGTAGAAAACGGGCAGCCTGTGGAGTTTGGACAGACCCTGTTCCTGATTAAGAAGAAGTAG
- a CDS encoding SpoIIIAH-like family protein has protein sequence MSRRFVLLGLLTLLGIGLLVAGWREGDLKEVTGRIKPPVDQTAPEKQGSGGSLSGEQGNTTEGMDKASDELVKPDNKPSGPAVQVQEKNNQQEAAAGVKGSGFFVEYRLERERSRGYQIQLLREIINNTNSDGESRKKAQDQLYVISNNLQKELEVESLIRAKGYQDAVVFLEGKTVTVVIQAKTLSQEDAIKITDLVSRSTGVGAQSIVIIPKM, from the coding sequence ATGTCCAGGCGTTTTGTGCTTTTAGGTTTATTAACCCTATTGGGCATCGGGCTGCTGGTGGCAGGATGGCGAGAGGGTGATTTAAAGGAAGTAACGGGCCGGATCAAGCCGCCGGTGGATCAGACCGCCCCGGAGAAACAAGGGAGCGGCGGCAGCCTGTCCGGTGAGCAAGGCAACACAACGGAAGGAATGGATAAAGCCTCCGACGAGCTGGTGAAACCGGACAACAAACCCTCGGGTCCCGCTGTGCAGGTTCAGGAAAAAAATAACCAGCAAGAGGCTGCGGCCGGCGTAAAAGGTTCGGGTTTCTTTGTAGAGTACCGTCTGGAGAGGGAACGGAGCCGGGGCTATCAAATTCAACTGCTGCGGGAAATCATTAATAACACCAATTCCGACGGGGAAAGCCGCAAGAAGGCCCAGGACCAGTTGTATGTCATCAGCAATAATTTGCAGAAAGAACTGGAGGTGGAAAGTTTAATCCGGGCCAAGGGTTATCAGGATGCGGTGGTATTTTTGGAAGGGAAAACCGTCACCGTGGTCATTCAGGCCAAGACCCTTTCCCAGGAGGATGCCATAAAAATTACCGATTTGGTGTCCCGCAGTACCGGTGTGGGAGCACAAAGTATTGTCATTATCCCAAAGATGTAA
- a CDS encoding stage III sporulation protein AF: MESIKMLVQVLIIMTVLVVFLEMMLPNNEMYGYVKMIMGLVIIVVVLEAGAGLLRQDLKIELPALNQNQPEVGLEKILQDGQKMAGNQKQRAVEEYQLGLEKQVMALARLNGEMNVTGAKVQTASNPQDPDFGRLTGVVLEISREPADGGQGAGETTVPKVDPVEITVGSKPAQEQPPSKQAAVVDKGARELAQTVANFYNLPVDKVKVVEAKP, translated from the coding sequence TTGGAAAGTATCAAGATGCTGGTGCAGGTTCTGATAATCATGACCGTGCTGGTGGTATTTCTGGAAATGATGCTGCCCAACAACGAAATGTACGGTTATGTAAAGATGATTATGGGTCTGGTGATCATTGTGGTTGTGCTGGAGGCGGGAGCCGGTTTGCTGCGGCAGGATTTGAAGATTGAACTGCCGGCTTTGAACCAAAATCAACCGGAGGTTGGATTGGAAAAAATTTTACAGGATGGGCAGAAAATGGCCGGAAACCAGAAGCAGCGTGCGGTGGAAGAATACCAACTGGGTTTGGAAAAGCAAGTGATGGCCCTGGCCCGGTTGAACGGAGAGATGAATGTAACCGGGGCCAAGGTCCAGACCGCTAGCAATCCCCAAGACCCGGACTTTGGACGGCTAACCGGCGTGGTCTTGGAGATCTCCCGGGAGCCGGCAGACGGGGGGCAGGGAGCGGGAGAAACTACCGTACCCAAAGTGGATCCGGTAGAAATTACGGTGGGCTCCAAACCTGCCCAAGAACAACCTCCAAGCAAGCAGGCCGCGGTGGTGGACAAAGGGGCCCGGGAACTGGCCCAAACGGTGGCCAACTTTTATAACCTGCCGGTGGACAAGGTGAAGGTGGTGGAGGCAAAACCCTGA
- the spoIIIAE gene encoding stage III sporulation protein AE — protein sequence MARIIFTLFMVCFCLYPVPGLAAPETVTPEGQVAELEMNKLEEFVEHLNQEVEGAIPHFGFQEMVSQLIKGDFSWQLSDILTGLLKYLFKEVVANASLLGKLVVLAVICAVLQNLMSAFDRGTTGKLAYAVSYMVLVSLAVGSFALALNIGREAVDNMVHFMQALLPLLLTLLAAMGGVASTAIFHPIIFGAIAAIGTVVKVIIFPLIFFSAVLTILSNLSERFQVSRLADLMKTVGMAVMGLCSTVFLGLLALKGVAGSVTDGIAIRTAKFATDAFIPVVGGMFSDALDAVIGSSLLIKNAVGIAGVVVIFTLTILPMLKIFAVAFVYKLAGALIQPVGDKQMADCLTALGNSLLGIFAAVAMVGLLFFFAITIVVGMGDLMTMLR from the coding sequence TTGGCAAGAATTATTTTCACCCTGTTTATGGTTTGTTTCTGCCTCTACCCTGTTCCCGGGCTGGCGGCACCCGAAACGGTCACTCCGGAGGGTCAGGTGGCGGAACTGGAAATGAACAAGCTGGAGGAGTTTGTGGAACACCTCAACCAGGAGGTGGAAGGAGCAATTCCTCATTTCGGATTTCAGGAAATGGTGAGCCAGTTGATCAAGGGTGATTTTAGCTGGCAGCTTTCGGATATTTTGACCGGCCTCCTGAAATATCTTTTTAAAGAAGTGGTGGCCAACGCCTCTTTGCTGGGTAAACTGGTGGTTCTGGCCGTCATTTGCGCTGTTCTGCAGAATTTAATGAGCGCCTTTGACCGGGGGACCACCGGAAAACTGGCCTATGCGGTGAGCTATATGGTGCTGGTGAGCCTAGCCGTAGGCAGCTTTGCCCTGGCCTTAAATATTGGACGGGAAGCAGTGGACAACATGGTGCATTTTATGCAGGCGCTGCTGCCTCTTTTGCTAACACTGCTGGCAGCCATGGGCGGCGTCGCTTCCACCGCCATCTTTCATCCCATCATTTTTGGGGCCATCGCCGCCATTGGCACGGTGGTTAAGGTCATCATCTTCCCTTTGATCTTTTTTTCAGCGGTGCTCACCATCTTAAGTAATTTATCCGAACGATTCCAGGTTTCCAGGCTGGCGGACCTGATGAAAACTGTCGGCATGGCGGTGATGGGGCTGTGTTCAACGGTTTTTCTCGGCCTGCTGGCCCTTAAGGGGGTTGCGGGTTCGGTTACCGACGGCATTGCCATCCGCACGGCCAAGTTCGCCACCGACGCCTTTATACCGGTGGTGGGAGGGATGTTTTCCGACGCCTTGGACGCCGTCATCGGATCTTCCCTGTTGATTAAAAACGCAGTGGGCATTGCCGGCGTGGTGGTTATTTTTACGCTAACCATTTTACCCATGTTAAAAATTTTTGCCGTGGCTTTTGTCTACAAACTGGCCGGCGCGCTGATTCAGCCGGTGGGGGATAAACAAATGGCCGACTGCCTGACGGCATTGGGCAATAGTCTGCTGGGAATTTTTGCGGCGGTAGCCATGGTGGGCTTGTTGTTCTTCTTTGCCATTACCATTGTGGTGGGAATGGGGGACTTAATGACCATGCTGCGCTAG
- the spoIIIAD gene encoding stage III sporulation protein AD: MEILQIVGLGLVVCILAIILRVQKPPMATLLSMTAGIIIFLVMMPQIAAVFTVLRDLAGQANVSMVYMGTILKIVGIAYISDFGSQICRDAGEGALASKIEFAAKVVVLIMAVPIIVAVLQSLMKLVP; the protein is encoded by the coding sequence GTGGAAATTTTACAAATTGTGGGCCTTGGTCTGGTGGTTTGTATACTGGCCATTATTTTACGGGTACAAAAACCGCCCATGGCTACGCTGCTGAGCATGACCGCCGGCATTATCATTTTTCTAGTCATGATGCCGCAGATTGCCGCTGTGTTTACCGTTCTGCGGGATCTGGCCGGACAGGCCAACGTAAGCATGGTTTATATGGGCACCATTTTGAAGATTGTCGGCATTGCCTATATTTCTGATTTTGGCTCACAAATCTGCCGGGACGCCGGGGAGGGAGCGCTGGCCTCTAAAATTGAGTTTGCGGCCAAAGTCGTTGTTTTGATCATGGCGGTACCCATTATCGTGGCTGTTCTGCAGTCCCTGATGAAATTGGTGCCTTAA
- the spoIIIAC gene encoding stage III sporulation protein AC: protein MNNIDLIFKIAGVGLLTAVLTTVLKEYKKEDYAVLATLGGLTVVLFWVVQLLGNLFDQVKSVFKLF, encoded by the coding sequence ATGAACAACATTGATCTGATTTTTAAGATTGCGGGTGTGGGTCTCCTTACGGCTGTATTGACCACCGTATTGAAGGAATACAAAAAAGAAGATTACGCCGTGCTGGCTACCCTGGGGGGCTTAACGGTGGTTTTGTTCTGGGTGGTTCAACTGCTGGGAAACTTGTTTGATCAAGTAAAATCGGTATTCAAGTTGTTTTAA
- the spoIIIAB gene encoding stage III sporulation protein SpoIIIAB yields MLKLLGALMVIFSCSLMGMTVASNYRRRPGEIRALQNALQLLETEISYGATPLPDALTYVAERCDQRVSPLFGGTGRELLTMRGKTAREAWAMALEEYYPRSALNRSDRTVLLELGNSLGISDREDQIKHLSLAREQLKLEQAKAEEDSARNTRVYHYLGFLGGLTVVLILI; encoded by the coding sequence ATGCTGAAACTGCTGGGAGCGTTAATGGTGATCTTTTCCTGCAGCTTAATGGGAATGACCGTGGCCAGCAATTACAGACGCCGGCCGGGAGAGATCCGGGCCCTGCAAAACGCCCTGCAGCTATTGGAAACCGAGATCTCCTATGGCGCCACGCCTCTGCCGGATGCTTTAACCTATGTGGCTGAACGGTGCGACCAGCGGGTGTCTCCCCTGTTCGGCGGCACCGGGCGGGAGCTGCTGACCATGAGAGGAAAAACAGCCCGGGAGGCCTGGGCTATGGCTCTGGAGGAGTATTACCCCCGGTCTGCCCTCAACCGGTCGGACCGGACGGTGCTGCTGGAGTTGGGCAACAGCCTGGGCATATCGGACCGGGAAGACCAGATCAAGCATTTATCCCTGGCCAGGGAACAATTAAAGCTGGAACAGGCCAAGGCCGAGGAGGACTCTGCCAGGAACACCCGGGTCTATCATTATTTAGGTTTCCTGGGGGGACTTACCGTGGTTTTAATCTTGATCTAA
- the spoIIIAA gene encoding stage III sporulation protein AA, translating into MSVLKPISTKAAVPGAPLKEVLEILPLNLRQLLSSLPPDIQNTLEEIRVRQGRPLMLGLARGDGYVTPEGSLSRNSAEAYRIDGEDIERVTHLVSRSSLYALEEELRNGFITLPGGHRVGITGKVLTEQGRVKNIKYISGFNFRISRAVPGVADRVLPYLIAPDGKFYHTMLVSPPRCGKTTLLRDLIRRLSEGVPELAFPGVNVGVVDERSEIAGCYRGVPQRDVGPRTDVLDACPKAAGMMMLLRSMGPVVIATDEIGRQEDVAALEEVLNAGVKVLTTVHGSSLEELADRPALQYLFRIKAIERFVFLGRSRGVGTVEGIMDGRSMQPLEVMLC; encoded by the coding sequence ATGTCGGTTTTGAAACCCATTTCAACCAAAGCAGCGGTGCCAGGGGCGCCTCTGAAAGAGGTTTTGGAGATACTGCCCCTAAACCTGCGTCAACTCTTAAGCAGCCTGCCTCCGGATATCCAAAATACCTTGGAGGAAATCAGGGTGCGGCAGGGACGTCCCCTGATGCTGGGCCTTGCCAGGGGAGACGGTTATGTTACCCCTGAGGGCAGCCTGTCCCGGAATTCAGCCGAGGCCTACCGGATTGACGGGGAAGACATTGAGAGGGTAACGCATCTGGTCAGCCGGAGTTCCCTCTACGCTCTGGAAGAAGAACTAAGAAATGGATTTATTACTTTGCCGGGGGGTCACCGGGTTGGTATTACCGGCAAGGTGTTGACGGAGCAGGGCAGAGTAAAAAACATTAAATATATCTCGGGATTTAATTTCCGCATCTCCCGGGCCGTACCGGGAGTGGCCGACAGGGTGTTGCCTTATTTAATTGCACCGGACGGAAAGTTCTATCACACCATGCTGGTATCCCCGCCCCGCTGCGGCAAAACCACCCTTTTAAGGGATTTGATCCGGAGACTTAGTGAAGGAGTGCCGGAGCTGGCCTTTCCGGGCGTTAATGTGGGTGTGGTGGACGAGCGTTCGGAGATTGCCGGCTGTTACCGGGGCGTGCCCCAACGGGATGTGGGACCCAGGACGGATGTTCTGGATGCCTGCCCCAAGGCGGCGGGAATGATGATGCTGCTGAGGTCCATGGGCCCGGTGGTGATTGCCACCGATGAAATTGGACGCCAGGAGGATGTGGCAGCTTTGGAAGAAGTGTTAAATGCCGGGGTGAAAGTTTTAACCACCGTCCATGGTTCGTCCTTGGAAGAACTGGCGGACCGCCCGGCGTTGCAGTATTTATTTCGTATTAAAGCCATTGAGCGATTTGTGTTTCTAGGGCGCTCTAGGGGAGTGGGAACTGTGGAAGGCATTATGGACGGCCGTTCCATGCAGCCGTTGGAGGTGATGTTATGCTGA